Genomic window (Tardiphaga sp. vice304):
GCCGGTGCTTGCGGCGCGCCCCTCGCGACAGGACGTGCTGGAGCGCCAGTTGCTGCTGATTAACGCCCGGCCAGGCATCCGCGTTGCCGATACAGCGCTGGAAGAGATTGGCGTCGGCTCGGGCCGCTTCCGTCTCAGGGTCTACGTCAAGACCTGGCAGGTCTACACCTCGTTTGGCATCGACAACCTCGGGTCCCGCGCGGTCGGTCCGTGGCAGACCTACGCCACTGGCGCGTTCAACTCCTATCTGCTGCCGGGCGACTCGCTGGTCGCCAACCTGTCGACCACGCCCGCCGACCCGCGCCAGCTCGCCTTCGGCAGGATCGGCTATGACGCGCCGATCGGCACCGACGGCGTCCGCATCGGCGGCTCGGCGCTGTACAGCGAGGTGCGTCCCGGCGACTGGCGCCGCGAGTATAGCGACGTCACCAAGACCCAGTCGTTCGAGGTCCATGCCAGCGTGGCGCCGCTGCAGTCGCAGAGCCAGACGCTGACGCTAACCGCCGGATTCCAATTCACCAACATTTCCGAGAGCGACACATTCGGCACGCTCTACAACGATCGCCTGCGCATCGCGAGCCTCAATGCCGACTACCTGCTCAAGGACGATTTCGGCGGGACTAACTATCTAACAGCAACCTTGCGGCGAGGCATCGACGTACTCGGCGCCTCGCGGTCCGGCGACGATTACCTTTCGCGATACGACGGATCTGGTTCTTTCACGACGGTCAATCTGTGGTTCGCGCGTTATCAGACCCTAACCGAGGACTGGTCGCTGAAGATTGCCGGCGCCGGACAATATGCCTCCACCGAACTGCTGACCTCGCAGCAATACTATCTCGGCGGCGCCATTTTCGGCCGCGGCTACGGCAGTGCGGAGATCAGCGGCGACAACGCGATGGCCGGCTCGCTCGAGCTTCGGTACGACGGCAAGCTCAACCTGCCCTACACCCGTGGCTACCAGCTCTACGGCTTCGTCGACACCGGCGCCGTCTGGAACGTCGGCTACGGCTATCGCGACGGTCTGTCGCTGACCTCAGCCGGCGGCGGCGTGCGGCTGTTGTTCGACGGCGACCTGCGCGCCGACATCGGCGTCGGCGTGCCGCTGAGCTATCGCTCGCCGAAGAACGACAGCCGCAGCCCGGTTCTATTGTTCTCGCTGTCGAACGCCTTCCGGCTATGCCCCGAGCGCGCCCGGATGAGTTGCACCTAGCGATGTCCAGCACGGCGTTTCCTGGCCCCAGCCGGCGCTGCCTGTGCTTGCTGGGTCCGTATTGCGGACGCTTCTCGCGTCAACTCCAACTGCTATTATGCGTCAGAAAGACAGCCTTCCGCCAAGGCAGCATGGAGGTATGGCTTTTCGTATTCAATCCGAACTTTTTCTGTCTGAAGCACCTTAACCAGTCCGATGCCCCTACCCTTCAGAATTTTGACCACCCCCCTCTCGGGCTGGAGTGGATGTAATCTCGAAGACAAGCGGCTTCCGCCCCCATAGGAGAAACCTGTAAAACGTTTTTACCGGTTTCTACAGCTGCCTCCGTCAGCATCGCCAGGTGAGGTCTCGCGCCCTGCCGCGTCACGCACGGATGGCTTTCTGTATTGAGCTTTTCTTTCTTTGCGCATGAACCACCCTAACCGGTCCAAACCCCTCCCGGCGCGAAGTTTGATATCCCCCTCAACTGTCAGCAACTTGCAATCGAAATACAGCCGTCGCCGAACGCCGTCGCTCGCCTATCAGTTGTTATGGAATTCTGACGCCACCCGCCATTCGAACCCATCGCGCACCCCTCAAATCACCGCAAAATGCCGCGGCCGCGACAACACTTCGCTACCGGGGCACCAGTTCGGATAGATGATACCAGGTTCACTGTGTGCTGTCGCTGTAAACGCAAGAGCTGGCGATGGCGTACGCGGTGTTAGCACACTCCATTCGTCGCACGCGACATCGTGCTCGCGCACCCGAAATGTCGTCCCTGACAAATTCGTCCGATAATGAGAGGATCGCCGACTTCACCTATGTCTGGACGGCGGCAGGCTGGATTTATGTGGCGGCCGTCATCGACCTGTTCTCTAGGCGCGTAGTCGGCTGGTCGATGCAAACCGCAATGACGGCGCATCTTGTGACCGACGCCCTCGTGACGGCAATCTGGCGACGAGGCCAACCTGATGCGCTGCGCCACCATTCCGACCGGGGCGGCCAATACACCAGCGAGCAGTTTCAGCGATTGATGGCCGACCACGACGTCGTCTGTTCAATGAGCCGGTCTGGAAATGTCTGGGACAACGCGGCGATGGAAAGCTTCTTCTCGTCGTTGAAGACGGAGCGAACCGCGCGCGAGATCTACCGAACAAGGAACGAAGCCAAGGTCGATGTGTTCGACTACATCGAATGCTTTTACAATCCGAAGCGTCGTCACTCGACCATCGGATATCTGAGCCCTATGGAGTTCGAGCAAAGGGCCGGATTAGTTTAAGCCGGTGCCAACAGAACCGGGTGCAGCTCACTTCCGCGGATCGGCGGTCAAAGCCGAACGTCGATTTTGCCTGTCGACTGAAAATTACAGTTATCGCCGAATTGCATGGCAACTGTATTTCGAAAAGAGATCGACGACACGATGGTCAGCTAGTCTAACGCTTGTATGAAAAGACTTCTTCTACCTCTTGGCCGAACACATAGTTGTCTATCGCGTAAATGGCGCCCCAGAGCGTGAAGCCGCCCAACAGCAATGTGCAGCCCAAGAGTATCCAGATTTCGCGTTTGGTCACGTCGAATCCGATGAAGAGGCCGCGCGGCCTTTCGACAACGCGGCCGTCGCCATTACATCTTCTTCATGCCCATGCCATCGGACATGCCATCCTTCTTCATCATCATCTTCTTCTTTTTCATCATCATCATCTTCTTTTTCGACATCTTGGCATTGGCATTCATGCCGGATTCCGAAGAAGTCATGCCTGAGCCCATTTGCTGAGCTGAAGCGGCGTTAACGCCGCCGAGGAAAGCAACGCAGCAAGTCGCGAGAAGAATCTTCTTCATATGATAGCCTCATGAGTTGTAGGCCAGCATTCTACTGGCATTCCAGGTACGAAACTTCCATCTGTACCGTTTCACTACGCCCAACAATCGACAAAGTTCCAATCGGATCCGGCCGGCGGGGTTCGAACGGTCTAGTTGTTTGTTGCAGCGCAACGTGCCCCGTTCAGAAGTCATTCGATCCCCGGCTGAGTGCCATCGGATTCAAATTGAAACACGTCTCCGAAAAAACGTACGCTAGTGAAGCGACGACGTTGGGATATGGAAATGCTGCACCGAGTTGTTTGGACGAACGAGGAGATGCGGTGGTTGCGGGTCTACATTGCGGCTTTCTGTATTGAGCTTTTGTTTCTTCCCGTGTGAACCACCTAACTGGTCCGATGCCTACGCGTCAGATTTTCGATAGCCCACAACTTTGCAATCAAGTTCCGTTTCGCGGCAGATGTGTTCTCCGAGGAGTGGCCAACAACAGCGGTGGTGAGCGGCAATCTGGAATCGAAATAGCAGCCTAGTCTTTTTTGACAGAGTTCTGGCCGGTTTGCTTCAACTGCGGAGCGGCATTGTCAGAACGAAACATGTCTTTTCCGGCGTCGATGCGACCGACAGCCTGCCGCCATGCGCTTTGGCTATCTGAGAGGCGATATGTAGCCCTAGTCCGAGCCCGTGTCCGGAGTCACGCACCTCGCCGCGGAAGAATGGCTCAAACAGCCTTGCCATGGCAGCCTCGGGAATGGCTTCCCCAGCATTGACGACGGAGAGTTCAAACGTTCCGTTGACCGTTTTGGCGTGGACCCTCACAGGTGCGTGCACCGCACCGTGTGTGAGTGCATTGCCGACTAGGTTGGATACCAATTGGCCCATACGGGACCGATCGCAATCGACCGGTTCGAAGATCGTGAACTCCGTCCGGATCTCGCGGGTGGGATGCGCGATCCGGAGCTCGTCGACGACCTGCACCAAAATCGGCTCGAGGGCGTGCTGGGCGTCGCGGGTCAACGTGATGCCGCTTCCGAGGCGGCCGCGGGCGAAGTCGAGGACGTCGTCGATCAGACCCGCCATTCGGACGACT
Coding sequences:
- a CDS encoding ShlB/FhaC/HecB family hemolysin secretion/activation protein; this encodes MFALRRVSLDGAQAIPAAALATTYQDYLGKPASQTDLAAITEAITQRYRAAGYHLSRAIVPPQDVKGGVIQIKVIEGLIADVVVDGDDGGRFGVAAMMAPVLAARPSRQDVLERQLLLINARPGIRVADTALEEIGVGSGRFRLRVYVKTWQVYTSFGIDNLGSRAVGPWQTYATGAFNSYLLPGDSLVANLSTTPADPRQLAFGRIGYDAPIGTDGVRIGGSALYSEVRPGDWRREYSDVTKTQSFEVHASVAPLQSQSQTLTLTAGFQFTNISESDTFGTLYNDRLRIASLNADYLLKDDFGGTNYLTATLRRGIDVLGASRSGDDYLSRYDGSGSFTTVNLWFARYQTLTEDWSLKIAGAGQYASTELLTSQQYYLGGAIFGRGYGSAEISGDNAMAGSLELRYDGKLNLPYTRGYQLYGFVDTGAVWNVGYGYRDGLSLTSAGGGVRLLFDGDLRADIGVGVPLSYRSPKNDSRSPVLLFSLSNAFRLCPERARMSCT
- a CDS encoding IS3 family transposase — its product is MAYAVLAHSIRRTRHRARAPEMSSLTNSSDNERIADFTYVWTAAGWIYVAAVIDLFSRRVVGWSMQTAMTAHLVTDALVTAIWRRGQPDALRHHSDRGGQYTSEQFQRLMADHDVVCSMSRSGNVWDNAAMESFFSSLKTERTAREIYRTRNEAKVDVFDYIECFYNPKRRHSTIGYLSPMEFEQRAGLV